The genomic region TCGGCGCGCGGATATGGTCGTGGCTCTCGGCGGCGCCGCTCGCAGTTCCTGCCTTCGTTCACAGCTACGCTTGGGTCAGCCTGGTTCCGGGCATGCGCGGCCTGTTGAGCGGCGTGCTCGTTTCGGTTCTCGCCTACTATCCCTTTCTCTACCTCCCGGTCGCAGCCGCCTTGCGCCGTCTCGATCCGGCCATCGAGGATGCGGCCGCCTCTCTCGGGCTGGGGCCCTGGAGCGTCTTTTTCCGCGCCGTACTGCCGCAGTTGCGACTGGCGATTTGCGGCGGTTCGTTGTTGATCGGTCTCCATCTCCTGGCCGAATACGGCCTGTTCATCATGATCCGCTTCGATACGTTCGCGACCGCCATCGTCGATCAGTTCCAGTCTGCCTACAACAGCCCGGCCGCCAATATGCTCGGCGGCGTGCTGGTGCTGTGCTGCCTGCTGATGCTTGGCCTGGATGCGCTGATCCGCGGCAATGAACGATACGCCCGTGTCGGCTCCGGTGCTGCCCGTCCGGCAGATCGCCGCCGTCTCGGCCGCCTCGCGCCGCTCTGCATCCTGTTGCCGGTTATCACGGCAGGGCTGGCTCTGGGCGTGCCCTTCGTGACGCTCGCGCGCTGGCTGGTGATCGGCGGCGCCGATATCTGGCGGATGGATATGCTCGGATCGGCCTTCGCGCAGACAATGGTGCTGGCAATCGCCGGCGGCATCCTGGCAACGGTCGCTGCAGCGCCGATGGCCTGGCTCTCCGTGCGTGCGCCGGGCAGACTGCAACGGCTGCTCGAAGCATGCCACTATTATGTGGGCTCGCTGCCGGGCGTTGTCGTGGCGCTGGCGCTCGTCTCGATCACCGTACGAATGATCCTGCCGCTCTATCAGACATTTGCAACGCTGCTGGTCGCCTACGTGCTGCTGTTTCTGCCGCGTGCCATGGTCGGCCTCAGGGCCAGCATCGCCCAGGCGCCGGTAGAATTGGAGCGCGCAGCCATGGCCCTTGGCCGCACGCCAGCTCAGGCAGTCCGCCAGATTACCATGCGGCTTGCGGCCCCAGGCGCTGCGGCGAGCGTCGCGCTCGTCGCGCTCGGCATCACCAACGAGCTGACGGCAACGCTGATGCTGTCACCAAACGGCACCGTGACGCTGGCGACAAAATTCTGGTCGTTGACCAGCGAGATCGACTATGTCTCGGCCGCCCCCTATGCCCTGATGATGGTCGTGCTGTCGTTGCCGCTCACCCTTCTTCTTCACATGCAATCCAAGCGAACGGCCGGGCAATGACCTTCCTGACAATCCAAGATATCAGCAAGCGCTACGGCCCTGTCCTGGCGCTCGACAGCATCGACCTGCAGGTGGAAGTTGGCAGCCGCACCGCTATCGTTGGCCCGTCCGGCTCCGGCAAGACGACGTTGCTGCGTATCATCGCCGGCTTCGAACAGCCGGATCATGGCCGCGTCGTTCTGCAGGGCGAGACACTGGCCGATGGACCTTCCATCGTGCCTGCGCATCGTCGGGGCATCGGCATAGTCTCCCAGGACGGAGCCCTCTTTCCACATCTGAGCGTGGCCGAAAACATCGGCTTCGGCATCGAGCGCGGCGTCGCTGACCGCAGCAAGATCATTCGCGACCTCGTGGATATGGTCGAGCTCGATCATGCCATGCTCGATCGACGCCCGCATCAGCTGTCCGGCGGCCAGCAGCAGCGTGTCGCACTGGCTCGTGCGCTCGCCCGCAAGCCAAAGCTGATGCTTCTTGACGAGCCCTTTTCGGCACTCGACACCGGGCTGCGCGAAAACATGCGCAAGGCCGTGGCGAGAGTTTTGCAGACGGCCGGTATTACCGCAATTCTCGTTACCCACGATCAGGCCGAGGCCTTGTCCTTCGCCGATCAGGTTGCCGTGTTGCGCTGTGGACAACTGGTCCAGGCAGGCCCGCCCCAGTCCCTTTACCTCCGGCCTGTCGATCGGGAAACGGCAACGTTTCTCGGGGACGCACTGCTTCTGCCTGCCGATCTCGGAGAGGGCTTTGCTGATTGCGTGCTGGGTCGGATCGTAACGGACGCGCCAGCGCAAAGTGGCCGATCCGAAATCATGTTGCGCCCCGAGCAGCTTCATCTCTCCCTTGCCGAAGGCGCGCTGGACGGAACGGGATGCCGGGGAACCGTGGACGACATCGAGTTCGGCGGCGCGCTCTGCATCGTCACGCTGCGTCTCGCCGAACAGAACGGCGGCTCCACACTGATGGTCAAATGCTCCGGGATAGGCCTTCCTACCATTGGCAGCGCCGTCGAGGTGACCGTGCGCGGCAGTGCCCATGTCTTTGCCACGCTTTAGGCATGGCAAAGGTTAGGCCGACAATGCTCTCAGAGAATCGGACTTTCCAGCAGCCGGCCGGTTGTTACGTCGGCAATGCCACGGTCGGTCTGGTGCGGCCCGATGTTGCAAGCGAGCGACGCGCCGAAACACGCCTTGAACACCAGATAGGGCGGCTTCCAGTCGACAACCCGCGTCATGGCCTTGCGTATGGCGCCAAACCCCGCCGCGATCTCCTCCAGCCCAGCCTCGCTGACAAGGCCGGAGAGCGGTAGCGGCAAGATGGCGTCGAGCCTGCCGTTCGAGGCCGCCGCCATACCGCCGCCGGCGGCGATCACGGCGTTCGCAGCCAGCGTCATGTCGCGCACATTGCCACCGAACACAGTCAGGTTGTGGCTGTCATGCGATACAGTCGTACAGAAAGCACCTCGCCATTCACCCCAGCCGGTCAGAAAACCGATGCGCGGCCTACCATCGACGTGGCCATGTCGATGTGCGATTGCAAGCATGGTCGTTCCCGGCGGCGGAACGACGAAGCCGCCTGCAACATCGGCAGCCATCTCGCCCCATGCCGTAAATCGCGGCTGGTCTATGGTGGCGATGCGCACCCTGTCTCCGTCGGCCGACACGCGAAAATCGTCTTCGGAAAGCGGTTCCAGCTTGACGGAATGGCGCAATGGCTCCGGATCGAGCCTCGCCGCTGTAAACAGCGCTTTGCCATGGGAGGCAACGCGCTTGCCGTTGGCGAGCACGAGCCTCGCCTGGAATTCCTCGAGATCTTCAAACAGCACGATGTCGGCCCTCCGACCGGCGGCAATCAGTCCGAGGTCAGGCCGGTTCAAGCGCATAGCGGCATTCAGGGTCGCTGCGCGCAAAGCCCACTCTGGACGCAGGCCATCGCGCACCAGCCGCCGCACGACATCGTCAAGACCGCCATCCCGATAGAGTTCGTCGGGAAAGACATCGTCGGTGCACAGCGTGATGGTCTGCGGCATATGGCCGAGCTTTTTGATTTCGTCCACGAATTGCGTCAGCAGGTGATCATGCGAGCCGCGCAGTTCGATGGTCAGTCCGGCCGAGAGTTTTGCCAGAAAGTCGGCGCCGGAGGTCAACTCATGGTCCGATGTCACGCCAGCCGCCATAAAGGCGTTGAGATCGGCTCCCTCCAGACCCCGCGCGTGGCCTGCTACGATCTTGCCTGAAGCAAGGCCGGCGTTGACGATGCCGGTCATGCGCGGATCGCCATCGATGACCCCGCGCATATTCATCACTTCGGCAACGCCGCCGATCTCGGGCCAGGACAGGATCTCGGCAATCACAGCCGCATCGAAATCCGCGCCGGCCCGTTCCAGTCCCGGTGCCGAGGGAACGCTGGAAGGCGCAAGGGTGATCACTCGCAAAGGCAGGGACCGCGTGGCCTCCACAGCCCAGCGCACGGCGGGCAACCCGTGGACATTGCCGAACTCGTGTGGATCCCAGACGATCGTCGTAACGCCGCGCGGTATGACGCATTCCGCATAGGCCGCAGGCGTTATCATCGAGCTTTCGATGTGCATATGCGTGTCGATAAGCCCCGGCGACACGAATGCGCCGGCTGCATCGATGATTTCGCTGGCGTCAGTTCGGCTGCCGGCCGGATGCACGCTGGCAATCAGGGCTCCCGTCAGTCCGATATCGCAGTTGTCGATTTGCCCTGTGACCATGTTGACGAGTCGACCGCCGGTGATCATCACATCAAACGGTGTATCTCCCCGTGCTGCGGAACAGGCCCGCGCCCTGAGAGCCGGATCGTTGAGATCCGAAGGATCTCGAGAGACGGTATCGGTCATCGGCTGGCCTCGTCGACGAGGGCACGCATGACGATGACGCGAGCCCTGGCTGCATCGATCCCGGCGGCATAGTGCGCGTTGAAAATGCCATGCGAGGCGCGCGTTTCCACGACCGTCCGTCCCCGCGTGTGGCGTCCCTGCAACTCCACATCGATGCGCGCAGGCTGAAAGTCGGCGATGTCGGGCGCAACGAAGATGGCAGCGGCAGTCGGATCGTAAAGCGCCATGCCCGCACGACCGCGACTGGTTCCAATCGCCACGTATCCGCCCAGAAGATCGGCCAGCAACGCGGCTCTTTCGCCGGATGCCAGGCGGAGAGCATCGACGTCCTCCGAGGTGGTGATAACCTTGCGGCAGATATCAAGATCGACCATGCGCAGCGGCAGGCCGTGGGCAAGGACGATAGCGAGCGCCTCCGGATCGGCAAAGGCGTTGAATTCTGCCGATGCCGTATGATTGCCAGACGTGACGCCACCGCCCATCCAGACCAGTTCTGTCACGCGTGACGCAAGATCGGGCCGCGCCAGCGCCAGCGCCGCGATATTGCTGAGAGGCCCGAGCGCCAGGATCCGGCAGGGACCTTCGTTGGTCTCAAGCCAGTGGCAAAGCGCGGCAAAGGCATTGCCGGGAGGCAGCGGCTCTGCTGCCGGCAGCGTCCTTCCCAGCGTGGGAATTCCGCGTGAGCCAAGGACCGCCTCGGCTGTTTCCAACTCGCATAGGACCGGCATTGCCCGCCCGCTGTGGATTGGAAAGCGCCAGCCGAAAAATGCGGCCGCACTGGCTGCGTTGGCTTTCACCTGTTCGAGCGGGGCATTCCCCATCACAAGCGAGACACCGTCGATCTCAAGCCCCGAATGCGCCATCACCAGAATGGCGGCGATGTCGTCGAAGCCCATGTCGGTATCGATCCAGACCCCCATGTTTCACCCGAACCTTTCCAGCACCGCTGCTGCATCGACCGGCAGATCGAATGCGAGTTCGCTGCCCATCGGATGCGCAGCTAGAGCCGCTCCGACTTCGGCCTTGATGGGACCGAGCGGCGTATCGAGCAGGTATTCGCGTGTGTTGCCGGCAAACGACGTGCCCCGGACGATGCCTCGGAACGGACCGACGCCGAGCGTGACCGCACGCGGACGCCATGCAAGCCCCGCGGCGCCCGATGGCACGGGTTGCGACAGCGAGACGGCGCCACCTGCCGCTTTCATCCCGGTGCTCTCGGTGCGAAAGATGTTCTCGAAGCCGACAAAGTCGGCAACGAAGGCGGAGACCGGTCGATTATAGATGTCCTCCGGCGTGCCCATCTGTTCGATTGCGCCATTCCGCATGACCACGATCCGGTCGGCCAGTGCCAGCGCCTCGATCTGGTCATGGGTGACGAAAATCATCGTCACACCGGTTTCCTTCTGGACCCGCTGCAGTTCGGTGCGCATTTCCAGCCTGAGACGTGCATCGAGATTGGACAGCGGCTCGTCGAGCAGCAGCACTTTAGGCTCCATCACCATCGAGCGCGCCAACGCTACGCGCTGTTGCTGGCCGCCCGAGAGTTCGCCGGGCTTGCGGTGCGAAAAATCGCCAAGGCCCACCGACGTCAGGCCAGCGCCGACGCGTGCATCGAGGTCGCCGCCGCGCAGGCCCTTCAGGCGCAATCCGAAGGCGACGTTCTCGTAGACGGAAAGATGCGGGAAGAGGGCATAGGACTGGAAGACCAGGCCGACCGCCCGTTTATTGGCGGAAACACGGGTGATGTCGACACCGTCCAGGCTGATCTTGCCTGAGGAAGGCGTAAGCAGTCCGGCGATAGCGCGCATTGTCGTCGTCTTGCCGCAGCCGGACGGGCCGAGCAGCGCCACCAGTTCCCCCCGACCGATCATCAGGTCGAGATCCCTGACGGCAACGGTGCTGCCGTAGGCAAGCGTCAGCTTCTGGAGCGTGAGATAGGAGGCGTCAGACATAGCGGGAAAATCCTAGAAAGCGTTCGGCCAGAAAAACGATGCCGATCGACAGGAAGGCGAGCAACGCCGAAAGGGCGGCCACGGACGGATCGTAGGTCGTCTCCATGTAGCCGAGCATGTTGATCGGCAGGGTCTGGATTCCGGGGCCCGACAGAAACAGCGACACCGGCACCTGATTGAAGCTGGTAACGAACCCGAGGATAAACGCCGCCAGCACGCCGCCGCGTATATTCGGCAACACGACGCGGAAGAAGGCGCCCGTCCGCGAAGAGCCGAGCAGCACTGCGGCCTCCTCGATGTCAGAGCGCAGGTTGTCGAGGCTGGCCGAGACAACGCGTACGGCATAGGGCAGCACCAGCGCCGTATGGGCGCAAAACAGCGCGGCGGTAATGCTGAAGCCGAAGGGCACGACGAGATATCGCAGGATGGAGAGCCCGACGATGATACCGGGCACGATGATGGGCGCGGACACGACCGTGCGGATGGTCTCGGCAAATGGCAGCCTGTAGCGGGAGAGCGCATAGGCGGCCGGCACGCCCAGGATAAGTGCACAGAGGGTGCCGCCGACCGCAAGCAGCATGGACATGGCAAAGCTGGCGCGAAAGCTGTCGACGGTGAAGACTTTTTCCACCCAACGCAGCGACAGTCCCTGAGGCGGAAAAGCCAGTGTCTCGCCGGCTGAAAGCGAGGCGGCGACAATGATGACGAACGGCCCGATCAGGAAGACCAGCAGCAAAAACAGGGCGATCGGTGAAAACAGCCGGCGGCTCATATGCGGCTCCTTGCGGTCGCGACACGTTTCAGCAGCAGATTGGCGCCGAAGCTCATCAGGATGAGGATGAAGGCAATGACGCTCGCCGAGATGAAATCGCTGGAAACCGTGACCCGCTGGTAGAGCAGCGTTTCCAGCATCAGCACCTTGGAGCCACCAAGGATCGCAGGCGTGATGTAGGCCGTCAGCGAACCGGTGAAAACCAGTGTGCCGCCAATCACCAGCCCTTCGCGGGTGAGAGGCAGGATAACCCTCCAGAACACCTGCAGCCAGTTTGCACCGAGCACCCGCGCGGCGGCGATCGCGTCTTTCGGCATGTTTTCAAGCGCACTGATCAGCGACAGGATCATCAGGGGCAGGAACAATTGCAGCAAACCGAGAAAGACTGCGGTCTCGCTGAAGAGAATGCGGAACGGGGTGTCTATCACATGCAGCGCCATCAGCGCTTCGTTGACGATTCCTGTACGGCCGAGGATGACGATCCAGGCATAGGTGCGGGCAACCGGTGAAATCATCAACGGCAGCACGACAAGGCCAACCATGCGGCCCTTGTTCTTCGGCGGCAGGTTGACGATGGCAAATGCGCCGGCGTAACCGATGACCGCGGAAACGACTGTGACCTCAAGGCCCAGGCGTAGCGTGCGCAGGAAGACGGTACGATTGAGCGTCTCGGAGAAAAATGCCGTATAGGCACCGATCGACAAGGCCCCATCAGACGCATGAAACCCCTCCGCCAAGAGCAGGATAACCGGCACCAGGAAAACCACTGCTGCAAACAGTGCTGCCGGGAGCGCCAGCGCCAAGGCCTCGCCTCTATTCTGGAACATGCAGATCTTTCCCACAGGCGTCGTCGTCTAGATGATATCTGCGGTGCTGAATTTGGATATTCCGCGCCGGCGGCTTACTGTCCAACAGTCTCGTTCCATTCCTTCACCCAGGCCTCTCGCTCGTCGAGCGCCAGAGCGGAGGGGATGAGCTTGAGGCTCCTGGCGGTGTCTTCGCCAAAGGTCAGGTTGTTGGTGATGTCCGACGGCAGCTTGACCTCCTTGTTGGCAGGGCTGTCGACCAGCTTCTGGCCGAGAGCGGTCTGCACATCCGTCGAAAGCCAGAAATCCATGAACTGCAACGCAAGATCCCGGTTCTTCGAACCTTTGGTCAGGATCATGACATTCATGCCACCGGTCTGGCCCTCCTTGGGGTTGGCCCAGGCAACGGGGACATCGAGCTTGGTGAAACCGGCCCAGGAAAAGCGGCCGATCGGCGCTGCCCAGATTTCCTCCTGCTGCATCAGTTGCACCAGTTGCGAGGACTTTTCGTAGAAGGTGACGATGTCGTCCTTGTTTTCACCGATCGCGGCAATCGGCGCTTTGAGATCCGGCGTATTCTTGCCCATCGCTTCGCCCAGCATGTAGAGCGCCGGCGGTCCCTGGTTAGTCGTCACATTCGGGAAGGCGATATGACCCACATATTCGGGCTTCAGGAGATCGGCCCAGGATGAGATCTTCATTTTATCGGGGCGATAGGCGATGGACGTGGCGTAGAAGGTGTAGCCGATACTCATCCCGTCGCCGTTCGGGTCCTTGGCGATGTCGTAAAGCTTGTCGAAATTGGAAATCCTGGCCGTATCGATCTTGTCGGTGAGGCCCGCGCGGGACGCCTGTAGCGCATCGGCCATCGAGACGACTGCCATGTCTATCACCGGATGGGCCTTGTTCGCCTCCATTTTTGCCAGCCGCTCGACGCTGTTGCCGGTCTCCACGACCAGCGTGCAGCCGCATTTCGCTTCGAATGGATCGTAGACCAGCTTCTTGTAGTCGTCCTGGGCAAACGCATAGACGGAGATCGTCAGCGTCTTGTCCGCAGCGCCGGCAGTCAGCGGAACAAGGCAACAAACCGCGATGGACGTGCTCAGCAGCCATTTCATGGGACGGGATCTCCACCGGGTTCCTGCATTGCCGCTCCGGGGGGACCGGAGGACTGACGCGCTATAAGCCGCATCGGTACCCGTGAAACCGCCGCCGTGACGATGCGGCTGGCGTGCGGGATCTCTTCTGCCAAAGACTGTTCGCGGGCGCCCATTTCGATGACGTCGACGAGCGCGCCGACGGCAATCTTGGCGATAGCCGGCATGTCCATCCGCATCGTCGTTATGCCGGGGGTAACAACCGAGGACCAGATCAGGTCGTCGAACCCGGTAACGCTGACACTATCCGGCACGGGTATGCCTGCCTGCTGCAATTCTGTCAGGGCCCGCAGCGCAGCGAGATCCGAGATGGCAGCAAAGGCTGTGAACCCTTGTCTGACTTTTTCCGCAAGTCCCAGCATGCAGCCTGCGCCATGCTCGGCCTCGATTTTTTCGATCCACATGACGCCGGTGGTGACGCCCGCGTCGAACGCTGATTTCAGGCCGCCGATGCGGTCGTTCTGAACATTGGAGGCGGGGTTGTTGCCGAGCAGTATGATCTTGCGATGCCCGAGATCATACAGATGTTGCGCCACCTGCACGCCGCCCTGCCAGTGATCGGCAGAGACGGTGTTGCCCGGCGTCGATGGCGTATCGATGACGGCTACAGGACAGCCGATGTCCGCAATCCGAGTGCCGCGCCGGGGGACAATGATCATGCCATCCACGCCGCGCTCCAGCAGACGGTTAATAGCGTCGGTCTGGTGGCCGATATCGCCACGCGAATCGGCGATCAGCATCCCGTAGCCGGCAACCGAGGCAGCGTATTCCATAGCCTGTGCGATTTGCGGGAAGAGCGGATTGGCGATGTCGGGCAGGACAAGGCCAAGCACCGCGCTTCTGCCTGTCCGCAACGCCCGCCCTGCCTGGCTCGGCACATAACCGAGGGCCGCTGCGGTCGCCCGTATACGGTCGCCGAGTTCGGCGGATACCCGGCCTTTGCCAGAGAGAGCATTGGAGACGCTGGCGACGGAGACACCGAGCGATGCCGCGATGCGGCTGAGATTAGGTCCGGAACGGTTGATAGCCAATGACATCACAACAAATGGTTAATCGTTTAATCAATCGATATAC from Rhizobium tumorigenes harbors:
- a CDS encoding ABC transporter permease; translation: MFQNRGEALALALPAALFAAVVFLVPVILLLAEGFHASDGALSIGAYTAFFSETLNRTVFLRTLRLGLEVTVVSAVIGYAGAFAIVNLPPKNKGRMVGLVVLPLMISPVARTYAWIVILGRTGIVNEALMALHVIDTPFRILFSETAVFLGLLQLFLPLMILSLISALENMPKDAIAAARVLGANWLQVFWRVILPLTREGLVIGGTLVFTGSLTAYITPAILGGSKVLMLETLLYQRVTVSSDFISASVIAFILILMSFGANLLLKRVATARSRI
- a CDS encoding ABC transporter permease translates to MLQKNSQAAPGSPADALRLTRPAASRGRLPNMPVFVVAALVSLLSLLPLGFIVWITIQTGWQQVIALVFRNRVGELLINTVLLEVCTLPLCIILAVTLAWLTERTDIFGARIWSWLSAAPLAVPAFVHSYAWVSLVPGMRGLLSGVLVSVLAYYPFLYLPVAAALRRLDPAIEDAAASLGLGPWSVFFRAVLPQLRLAICGGSLLIGLHLLAEYGLFIMIRFDTFATAIVDQFQSAYNSPAANMLGGVLVLCCLLMLGLDALIRGNERYARVGSGAARPADRRRLGRLAPLCILLPVITAGLALGVPFVTLARWLVIGGADIWRMDMLGSAFAQTMVLAIAGGILATVAAAPMAWLSVRAPGRLQRLLEACHYYVGSLPGVVVALALVSITVRMILPLYQTFATLLVAYVLLFLPRAMVGLRASIAQAPVELERAAMALGRTPAQAVRQITMRLAAPGAAASVALVALGITNELTATLMLSPNGTVTLATKFWSLTSEIDYVSAAPYALMMVVLSLPLTLLLHMQSKRTAGQ
- a CDS encoding ABC transporter ATP-binding protein, which gives rise to MTFLTIQDISKRYGPVLALDSIDLQVEVGSRTAIVGPSGSGKTTLLRIIAGFEQPDHGRVVLQGETLADGPSIVPAHRRGIGIVSQDGALFPHLSVAENIGFGIERGVADRSKIIRDLVDMVELDHAMLDRRPHQLSGGQQQRVALARALARKPKLMLLDEPFSALDTGLRENMRKAVARVLQTAGITAILVTHDQAEALSFADQVAVLRCGQLVQAGPPQSLYLRPVDRETATFLGDALLLPADLGEGFADCVLGRIVTDAPAQSGRSEIMLRPEQLHLSLAEGALDGTGCRGTVDDIEFGGALCIVTLRLAEQNGGSTLMVKCSGIGLPTIGSAVEVTVRGSAHVFATL
- a CDS encoding nucleoside hydrolase, with the protein product MGVWIDTDMGFDDIAAILVMAHSGLEIDGVSLVMGNAPLEQVKANAASAAAFFGWRFPIHSGRAMPVLCELETAEAVLGSRGIPTLGRTLPAAEPLPPGNAFAALCHWLETNEGPCRILALGPLSNIAALALARPDLASRVTELVWMGGGVTSGNHTASAEFNAFADPEALAIVLAHGLPLRMVDLDICRKVITTSEDVDALRLASGERAALLADLLGGYVAIGTSRGRAGMALYDPTAAAIFVAPDIADFQPARIDVELQGRHTRGRTVVETRASHGIFNAHYAAGIDAARARVIVMRALVDEASR
- a CDS encoding ABC transporter permease is translated as MSRRLFSPIALFLLLVFLIGPFVIIVAASLSAGETLAFPPQGLSLRWVEKVFTVDSFRASFAMSMLLAVGGTLCALILGVPAAYALSRYRLPFAETIRTVVSAPIIVPGIIVGLSILRYLVVPFGFSITAALFCAHTALVLPYAVRVVSASLDNLRSDIEEAAVLLGSSRTGAFFRVVLPNIRGGVLAAFILGFVTSFNQVPVSLFLSGPGIQTLPINMLGYMETTYDPSVAALSALLAFLSIGIVFLAERFLGFSRYV
- a CDS encoding adenine deaminase; this translates as MTDTVSRDPSDLNDPALRARACSAARGDTPFDVMITGGRLVNMVTGQIDNCDIGLTGALIASVHPAGSRTDASEIIDAAGAFVSPGLIDTHMHIESSMITPAAYAECVIPRGVTTIVWDPHEFGNVHGLPAVRWAVEATRSLPLRVITLAPSSVPSAPGLERAGADFDAAVIAEILSWPEIGGVAEVMNMRGVIDGDPRMTGIVNAGLASGKIVAGHARGLEGADLNAFMAAGVTSDHELTSGADFLAKLSAGLTIELRGSHDHLLTQFVDEIKKLGHMPQTITLCTDDVFPDELYRDGGLDDVVRRLVRDGLRPEWALRAATLNAAMRLNRPDLGLIAAGRRADIVLFEDLEEFQARLVLANGKRVASHGKALFTAARLDPEPLRHSVKLEPLSEDDFRVSADGDRVRIATIDQPRFTAWGEMAADVAGGFVVPPPGTTMLAIAHRHGHVDGRPRIGFLTGWGEWRGAFCTTVSHDSHNLTVFGGNVRDMTLAANAVIAAGGGMAAASNGRLDAILPLPLSGLVSEAGLEEIAAGFGAIRKAMTRVVDWKPPYLVFKACFGASLACNIGPHQTDRGIADVTTGRLLESPIL
- a CDS encoding ABC transporter ATP-binding protein produces the protein MSDASYLTLQKLTLAYGSTVAVRDLDLMIGRGELVALLGPSGCGKTTTMRAIAGLLTPSSGKISLDGVDITRVSANKRAVGLVFQSYALFPHLSVYENVAFGLRLKGLRGGDLDARVGAGLTSVGLGDFSHRKPGELSGGQQQRVALARSMVMEPKVLLLDEPLSNLDARLRLEMRTELQRVQKETGVTMIFVTHDQIEALALADRIVVMRNGAIEQMGTPEDIYNRPVSAFVADFVGFENIFRTESTGMKAAGGAVSLSQPVPSGAAGLAWRPRAVTLGVGPFRGIVRGTSFAGNTREYLLDTPLGPIKAEVGAALAAHPMGSELAFDLPVDAAAVLERFG
- a CDS encoding ABC transporter substrate-binding protein codes for the protein MKWLLSTSIAVCCLVPLTAGAADKTLTISVYAFAQDDYKKLVYDPFEAKCGCTLVVETGNSVERLAKMEANKAHPVIDMAVVSMADALQASRAGLTDKIDTARISNFDKLYDIAKDPNGDGMSIGYTFYATSIAYRPDKMKISSWADLLKPEYVGHIAFPNVTTNQGPPALYMLGEAMGKNTPDLKAPIAAIGENKDDIVTFYEKSSQLVQLMQQEEIWAAPIGRFSWAGFTKLDVPVAWANPKEGQTGGMNVMILTKGSKNRDLALQFMDFWLSTDVQTALGQKLVDSPANKEVKLPSDITNNLTFGEDTARSLKLIPSALALDEREAWVKEWNETVGQ
- a CDS encoding LacI family DNA-binding transcriptional regulator: MNRSGPNLSRIAASLGVSVASVSNALSGKGRVSAELGDRIRATAAALGYVPSQAGRALRTGRSAVLGLVLPDIANPLFPQIAQAMEYAASVAGYGMLIADSRGDIGHQTDAINRLLERGVDGMIIVPRRGTRIADIGCPVAVIDTPSTPGNTVSADHWQGGVQVAQHLYDLGHRKIILLGNNPASNVQNDRIGGLKSAFDAGVTTGVMWIEKIEAEHGAGCMLGLAEKVRQGFTAFAAISDLAALRALTELQQAGIPVPDSVSVTGFDDLIWSSVVTPGITTMRMDMPAIAKIAVGALVDVIEMGAREQSLAEEIPHASRIVTAAVSRVPMRLIARQSSGPPGAAMQEPGGDPVP